In one window of Lynx canadensis isolate LIC74 chromosome A3, mLynCan4.pri.v2, whole genome shotgun sequence DNA:
- the GPR75 gene encoding LOW QUALITY PROTEIN: probable G-protein coupled receptor 75 (The sequence of the model RefSeq protein was modified relative to this genomic sequence to represent the inferred CDS: inserted 8 bases in 7 codons; deleted 3 bases in 3 codons), with the protein MNSTDPPNTTLLHVRHSHGGNSTTLQEGLQDLIHTATLVTCTFXLAVIFCLGSYGNFIVFLSFFDPAFRKFRTNFDFMILNLSFCDLFICGVTAPMFTFVLFFSSASSIPDAFCFTFHLTSSGFIIMSLKTVAVIALHRLRMVLGXQPNRTASFPCTLLLTLLLWXTSFTLATLGTLKTSKSHLCLPMSSLMAGEGRAILSLYVIDSPVVSLWYLSSYIMIAQTLRKNAQVRKCPPVITVDASRPQPFMGAPGKGGGDPIQCTMPALYRNQNYNKLQHVQTHGYTRVLTRCQLRGPPAPAGLCCHLSTAKDSKAVVTCVIIVLSVLVCCLHTGISLVQVVLSSNGSFILYQFELFGFTLIFFKSGLNPFIYSRXSSGLRRKVLWCLQYVGLGFFCCKQKTRLRAMGKGNLEINRNKSSHHETNSAYMLSPKPQKKFVDQACGPSHSKEXVVSPKISAGHQHYGQSSSTPXNTRIEPYYSIYNSSPSQEESSPHNLQPVTXFGFASSYIAMHYHTTNDLMQEYDSTSAKQIPVPSV; encoded by the exons CAGTCATCTTCTGCCTGGGCTCTTATGGCAACTTCATTGTCTTCTTGTCCTTCTTTGACCCAGCTTTCAGGAAATTCAGAACCAACTTTGATTTCATGATCCTG AACCTGTCCTTCTGTGACCTCTTCATCTGTGGAGTGACAGCCCCCATGTTCACCTTTGTGTTGTTCTTCAGCTCAGCCAGTAGTATCCCAGATGCTTTCTGCTTCACCTTCCATCTCACCAGTTCAGGCTTCATAATCATGTCCCTCAAGACCGTGGCAGTGATTGCCCTGCACCGGCTCCGCATGGTGTTGG AGCAGCCCAATCGCACAGCCTCCTTTCCCTGCACCCTGCTCCTCACTCTGCTTCTCT CCACCAGTTTCACTCTTGCCACCTTGGGCACCCTGAAAACCAGCAAGTCCCACCTCTGCCTTCCCATGTCCAGTCTGATGGCCGGAGAAGGGAGAGCCATTTTGTCTCTGTATGTGATCGACTCACCTGTTGTGTCGCTGTGGTATCTGTCCTCTTACATCATGATCGCTCAGACACTGCGGAAAAATGCTCAAGTCAGAAAGTGCCCCCCTGTGATCACAGTAGATGCTTCCAGACCACAGCCTTTCATGGGGGCCCCTGGAAAGGGGGGTGGAGATCCCATCCAGTGCACCATGCCGGCC CTCTACAGGAACCAGAATTACAAC AAACTGCAGCACGTTCAGACCCATGGATACACCAGAGTCTTAACCAGATGCCAACTCCGGGGGCCACCGGCTCCAGCTGGTCTCTGCTGTCATCTCTCCACGGCTAAGGATTCCAAAGCGGTGGTCACCTGTGTGATTATCGTGCTCTCCGTCCTGGTGTGCTGTCTTCACACTGGGATTTCCTTAGTGCAGGTGGTCCTTTCCAGCAATGGGAGCTTCATCCTTTACCAGTTTGAACTCTTTGGATTTACccttatatttttcaaatcagGATTAAACCCTTTTATATATTCTC ACAGCTCAGGGCTGAGGAGGAAAGTGCTCTGGTGCCTCCAGTACGTGGGCCTGGGTTTTTTCTGCTGCAAACAGAAGACTCGACTTCGAGCCATGGGAAAGGGGAACCTGGAAATCAACAGAAACAAATCCTCCCATCATGAAACAAACTCTGCCTACATGTTGTCTCCAAAGCCCCAGAAGAAATTTGTGGACCAGGCTTGTGGCCCAAGTCATTCGAAGG GTGTGGTCAGTCCCAAGATCTCTGCTGGACACCAGCACTATGGTCAGAGCAGCTCCACCC TCAACACTCGGATTGAACCCTACTACAGCATTTACAACAGCAGCCCCTCCCAGGAGGAGAGCAGTCCGCATAACTTGCAGCCAGTAAC CTTTGGATTTGCTAGTTCATATATTGCCATGCACTATCACACCACTAATGATTTAATGCAAGAATATGACAGCACGTCGGCCAAGCAGATTCCAGTGCCCTCTGTTTAG